One Salvia splendens isolate huo1 chromosome 1, SspV2, whole genome shotgun sequence genomic window, attaaaaattgtcAAATACTATACACATCCGATTCCATAAAATAGAGACTATTCTCTTTTAGGTCTGCTctggaaaattaaaataacacatttatatttttgataacTTATTTTTCTCCAATGAGGTGGATCACATTTTACATTAACAATGctctaattaatttttctttcgTCTCCTTTTTTATCTTACCAATTATGTACTGAAATTCATGTGtctcaaatgtttctatttttatgggaccgACAGAATATTAGACTCATATATCCAATCTCCTAAACAATGGACCCAATTACAAGCCCAGGTTCAATACGTTGTCGTTTTAATTTCAACTACCAAAACTTGCCCAAGCTTATTAGTTCAAGGGTTTCTTCACGTCAATTTGTCCCGAAGAAAGAAACAAGCTCGAAAAAGGTGGATTTTGAATGCCTTTTCTTTCGTTCCCGTCTGTGTTCGCGTGGATTTGTTTGTGTTTATTATGTACGAACTGAGTGTTTTTGTAGATCTGATTTTCTAAATCctcattgtttttttttgttttgcgtTCGGATTTCAGATCGAATTGTAAAAAGTTCGAGGTTTAATACTCAGGTATCTACTAATGGATTTCAACAGATCTATGTATTGGCTACTTAATTTGCGTTTTTTTGTTTACCTCTTTGTCTTTTGTTATGGTATTTGTGGTTGTGCAAATTTTGATTTCAATCGTAAAGTGTATTTCTTCGAATTTTTCACCTGCGCTGAACGATTCTTCATCTGCTCCATCTATTACCTGTGGTTTCTTCTTATGCTCTAGTTTAAAGGAGATTTGTGGTTTTTGTGGGCTATTTTATGGAGAAGGTAATTACTAGTATTAGATAGAGCTGTCAGTTGAGGTATAGGAGCTTCTTATAGTAATACTTAGTTTTTAATGCACATGTTATATTCAGATCGAAAGTTCATTATGACTAAGTCTTTTATAGTATGAGAATTGTAGGTAAACTTTTGCAAAATAGTGAGTGTCTTTTGTTCACTTGCTGTAATGAGAATTATGTAGTACTCCGTATGAACTTAATATATTCACTTGAAACTTGTGTGTTTTAGACAATTTGGCTGCTAAAAGTTTCGATTATCTGTTTTTCAAGAATAATTACGTTGTCAATGATATTGAAAGTTGAGGAATTGTAAATTTGCAGGAAAATTTCAGAATATCATGACGCCTGTATTTTGTGGGAATTTGGACTTTGATGCTCGTCAATCTGATATCGAACGCCTCTTTAGAAAATATGGGAGGGTCGACAGAGTGGATATGAAATCAGGTAAGGTTCTGTGTTATATTAAGCTATTGTGATATCTATACTCTATAGTCTGTATGGGATCACACAGTGCTATTTGTACGTtttaattttgacttttttttgtcaaataatCATCATGGTTCCCCAAGAAGGTTCTGTGTTAGGTTTTTAGTGCCCTGTCCTGAATTGTTAGTGAAGAGGTTGATTCAGGAGGGGAATGATGTACCTCTTCATTGCCATTGAATATATAACCACAGGAAAGGAGCAGATTGATTGTATCAGTCCttgttttgtgtataaattttgACCAGCTTTGAAGGGAGCCTTTGAGTCTGTTTGGAGGACAAATATTTTATGTCAAATAATTGCTAATAAAAATGCTTATATATGTTATTTGCCAGAAGAAGAAACATCGCGTTTTTTCTGTAGCGGAACCTCCATGCTCAAAAGTTTCTTTGGCGCAGGATTCCTTGGATATTCCACAATCTTCCTCGATGGATGGTTCTCTGCGTTTATTTTCTGGCTTGTGCCCAAGATACATGTTCTTGTTTGTTCGAAAAAGAACCAATATGATCTGCCATGGTCCCACCATCCTACACTTTCCACCATTGCCTTTTGCATTCCTCATGACTTTGCCATCTCTTCAATTTCCGACATCTTTCAACATAAATAGCATGTTCATTCCGGATCCAGTGGCAGGTGTTGTGTTTTTCTTGTATGAATTTTTTCCTTTCTATCCCTCAGATCTGCAGGGGTATATGTGGTAGATGTATTAGTTCTACCATTTGGTAATTGAATGTCTTCACTGTAGCCATCTGAACTTTATTTGCATTTTTTGCCAGCTGAAGACCTATAGCTTGTTTTTTAACATCTGGGCTCTAATGCTCTACAGGCTTTGCTTTCGTCTATATGGAAGATGAGCGTGATGCAGGGGATGCAATAAGGAAACTTGACAGATCTGAGTTCGGCAGAAAAGGACGCCAACTACGTGTTGAGTGGACCAAGGTATATTTCGGATGGTCTATTTATAATATGCACATCATTCATTATATTCTTAATATTGCCTTTTGGCTGTTTTACTGCATTGATGTACAAGGATTGATTCATTTGATGCTATAACAAAATTGACATCATCAAATTTGAACATGCAGCAAGAACGTGGTGGCAGAAATCCTGACAGCTCAAGGAAATCTTCAGCCAATGCGAAGCCTTCGAAAACCTTATTTGTTATTAACTTTGACCCTGTCAATACAAGGACCAGGGATCTTGAAAGGCATTTTGAACACTATGGGAAGATATCAAATGTCAGAATCAGAAGGAATTTTGCATTTGTGCAATTTGAGTTGCAGGAAGATGCTACCCGAGCACTTGAAAGTGCTAAGATGAGGTTTGTTAATATTTAGACAGTCATGACTTGGTGTTTTCTTCGCTGGGTTGTGGGTGATGGTTACTGCAAAGAGAAGTACTGCCTAAAGATATGCAACCTGACTATCACCTAATGTTATATACCAATTTCAATTTGCACAAGAAAGATATGAATATGCTAGAACCTACTTTATTTGAGATGATTTGTGATGTGTGAGCTTCTGTGTTTTATTCTTCTAATTCAGACTGTTTTTCCTCAACACAGCAAGTTCATGGACCGGGTTATTTCTGTGGAGTATGCAACACGGGATGATGATGacaaaagaaatgtctctagcCCTGATAAAAGGGGTCGGGACAGGTCCCCACCCAATGGAAGAAGCTATGGTCGCGGTGGACGCTCCCCAAGTCCATACCATAGGGAAAGAGGCAGCCCTGATTATGGGCATGGCACTGCACCTAATTCTCGATCCGATCGAAGAAGCAGCCCTGACTATGGCAGAGCCGTAAGCCCGGTCAACGATAGATATAAAAGGTACTCCACTTCACTAATATtcatttctatatttattttgcaatttcATATAGTTATTTTTATGGTTGAAACTCGAAGTTGATTCAACATCTCATTTGTCATTTACCTCAGCCGCTCGCCTCGTGCTCGTGAAAGATCTCCTGTTCGTGAAAGATCTCCTCCCGTTCGTGAAAGATCTGACTCTTGATTAAGAAGAGCTGTTGAAAGAATTTGGTGGTTATTCGGTCTGTTCGGTTAGCAGCCCTTGTGAATCACTGTTATGGACAGTTTCCAGCTCGGTAtttggtttaaatgttatgttgTTCGCTAGAGATTCACCACTCCATGTAGTGTTGCTTGCTTAGAGATTTTGCATGAAAACTTATCTACTAGACTACTATAAGTCTGTAACTCTGCATTTTATTAAGTAGTATGTGCTTTCTAATTCCCTTTTTCTGATTATGGTTATCTGCTTTTGGTTATTCCGACAAATTTTTATGATGGGGTGTATTAAAGCATAATATAAACGGAGTAATACAGTTCATTAATAAGGATTTTTGTAACAGgcattataattaaaaaaattgtattgcTGTTTTTGTTTTATCACTCTTTCGCATAGATTAACTATAAACAGTTggtttttatatataaaaaatgaaatagaaatGTGTGGTATCGAATTAGTTTAATACTAACATAATTCAACAGTGGTCGGAAACATTTGGTTTGAAATTAGTTTAATAGTACTAACATAATTAGTTTAATACTAACACAATTGGTTTGAAATTGGTTCGAAACTCATCATCAGATCCAGATCTAAACAGTGGTTGGAAACATTTTGTAACgtttttttatgtgaaataattaaatGTCTTAGAAAGTCGAATCGAGGATCAACTATTCATATTCTACTCTTCCTATAAAGGTTGGCATGACATCATTGAAAATAATAGTCAAATCTTATGGTAATTTTCCCATTACTATATTCCTTGTGCGAAGTAGTAAATGTTATTTCCGGGTAATAAATGTTGACTTATCTATACATGGACAAAAATAAATGATACTACTACCATATACCCTTACCTTTTTAATATGaccaaatcaattttatttaaattattttgttattaattCTACAGTTTATTTACTAAATTACCCCtattataaatcaaataaaatctaCCTGTAACAACTAACAATTCAATTATTCAAATCTTGTGAACAATATCTTGAAGCAATGAAATgggaaatgatatttttaattttacattacacgtattttatttgtaattaaatttaaaagatGTTCATATACCTTATTACTCCTACATttataaaacagattatttgtTTATAAGAGTATTAATTCTGGAACGTTAACTATATACATTtacttttaaaaatacaaattaaaaaaggtTATATCTTACTttcaaaaatacatatttttataatgagaaaaaaattatataccTTTACTTTCCAGattcaatttattaaaaaaagataaaatagtagttatatttttaaaatattgattaGATGAATTAAAAGTACTCcgcatttgattttttttttatcgtgaTTCAAAGTAAAGTTTCAAAAATTTAAGAATTTaaacaattttatatttaatagatATGATACATTGTTACTGATGGAGTTTAcaattttgattttaagaatttcataactTTAATTTAACTCTTTAcattcaaaatttttatttctttaaattcttaatttttagaACATTATGTTGAACCTATTACACATTTTTAACTCATCTATTAAATATCTTAAAGTACATAGTTAATATTTCTCCTTTTCTTATGCAATATTAGAGTTCTTAGTCCTGTTCACTGTAAcatacaacaaattaaaatttaagaatttcatacttTTGATAGTGGTAGTTCTTTACGTTCCAATATattaatttctttaaattctaaattttCAAACGTTACAAATGTACCCCaatcaaaaaattaattatatattcttAACTCGTCTCTTTCATAACTAATTTAAAGCTATATAGttgatattttttcttttcttttataaaatatattatagtAGATCTTAGCTCAATTCACTACTAtatgcaacaaattaaaatttgatatatgatatatttatactaatggagtttattgtttattttaaaattttaataattttactctttattttcaaaaactTCGTTCATTGACTTCTTAATTTTTACAATGTTGAGTCAAACCTCAATCAAAAATATGTTCTTTAACTCATCtatcataaatatatgtatatatttaataatttctctttttttaaattaaaatactccctccgttccatagtaataaagtcattttgtcatttcagtacgttccatagtagtggagtcatttcttttttttgttaaaagtcaacacatctattcttttacttaactcacttaacatatTTTTTTCTCACTTAGTACTTTACTCCCTCcgactttattctctcttcatcactctacctttttcatttcctatttaatttttcttttacttaagtcacttaacatattttttcttaatctccgtgccgaaaaagaaatgcattcactactatggaacgaagaGTTGGTTGATAGAAGGTGGATCCTATTCTTATATAATTagctttataataaaatgtgagtgagataaaattagtggaatgtggggttcaTTATCAAAAGCAGTACGGGTAAAAACAAATGGGAAGTTTATTGATGGATggacgaaaatgacaaaatataaagtttattggtggacgaagggattatttttttttccaccaATTTCTTTGAACATTTATGTATTAAAATACGGAGAGAGGAGAGTAAGGTGTCGTTCAGTTACTATAACAAATTATCATAGAATATTTCGTAcaagattaagttgtgagattattttagttgaaggAGGACTATGACCAgttattacataattatttaactataactaagttgtgagattaaatctcataaaataaatataatactacATATATAATCACGAGACGTAATCTTACAAACCAAAgcctaagagtgtccactatggcaTAGCCCCCGCCGGGGCGATCTCGGGGCGGTTATAGTGGAGGTGAgtccgcccccggggcggacgaggAGTGTGGGCGCGGTAGGCGGCGGACGAGCATGCGGCGACTACGGGGCAGACGCGGCGGATAGGCGGGGCTCCTATAGTGGAGCGGTGCCCGGCGCGGTGGTAGGcggcaattttttttttaattcaatttaattcatttataaatacaccccattcaattcattattttcacactattccaactcttcatcactcaaaatttctctcactagaatttgtggtatgtgcaggaccacatcacataccacactccaggccgatttgattgaagaggtGTGGGCACGTAGGAGAGGTGGCGGCGCAGTGTGAACAGCTTTGTGATTTGCActagattaaattttcgttgtataatttttcctgtACTTTAATACGATAAAAATTTGtactctaattttaatttattcacgTATAGTtattttcttctaattacgtgtagtccgataaatttattcataattgcttgaaacattaaaataaaaatttttaaGCTATTGGTGTCCACCATAGTAGCGGAAATAAAAATTTAAGGTTGTGAACAAAAACTGGGTCTATGAACAAAAACTGGGACATGGCTatttgggggtccgccttataTTGGATATCCTAATGAACCGTGAATCAGTGACATTGTTTATCTGTCGTTATCTATTACTGTGGAGGGCAAAAACGTCTTTCATGTCAGTCAGACAAGGTCCACCTGACTGCACGTGCAGTAGAAAAAAGCGCAACGAATTA contains:
- the LOC121809595 gene encoding serine/arginine-rich splicing factor RS40-like, with the translated sequence MTPVFCGNLDFDARQSDIERLFRKYGRVDRVDMKSGFAFVYMEDERDAGDAIRKLDRSEFGRKGRQLRVEWTKQERGGRNPDSSRKSSANAKPSKTLFVINFDPVNTRTRDLERHFEHYGKISNVRIRRNFAFVQFELQEDATRALESAKMSKFMDRVISVEYATRDDDDKRNVSSPDKRGRDRSPPNGRSYGRGGRSPSPYHRERGSPDYGHGTAPNSRSDRRSSPDYGRAVSPVNDRYKSRSPRARERSPVRERSPPVRERSDS